ATGACGCGCAGGTCGGCCAGTGCCGGCTGCGGGCGATCGCGGTTGCCGAAGAGCGTCAGGCTGTCGACCACGGCACCGACGATGGTGATGGTGGTGACGGCCTGCACCGGTCCGAGTAGCGCGGACAGCACGGGAGCGCTCAGAAGGGCGAACCCGAAGCCCGTGCTCGACTGCAGGCCTGCACTGATCACGAGCACAACGGCTATCGCTGCGAGGGATTGCTGCACGCAGAGGACGCTAGGGAAGACGCGGCAGACCGTCTGTATCAGCTGATACATCAGAATGGGTCTGTGACCGACTACCGGTTGGCTGACGTCCCGCTGTTCGCTGCCCTCGCTCCTGAGGTGTGTTGCAAGCTCGAGCAGCTGAGCAGCGTCCGGCAGGTCCCGCGGGGGACTGTCCTGGCTGTCGAGGGCGAGCCAGTCGACCGCCTCTTCGTCGTACACGCCGGGCGGGTCGCCGCCTATCGGCACGCCGAGTCCGGCCGCCAGGCTCACATCCGCACCGACGAGGCGCCGGTGGTGATCGACAAGGCCACTGCGATCGCTGGAGACTCCCACCTGTTCACCTGGACGGTCTTGGCGGATGCGGTCGTGCGTAACCTGCCACGTGAGGTCTTCGGGGAGTTGCTGCAGACCGAGGCGTCGGTTGCGCTGCAGGCTGCGCGACACCTGGCGACACAGGCCAATCAAGCGCGTGGCGACTACCTGACTGCGGCGACGGACAGCGCTCAGGTGCGGGTTCTGCAACGGCTTCGGTCGCTGGCCGATCCCTCTGGGGCCGTGCGGCTCCCGGACGGGCAGGCCGGTTTGGCGGACGAGCTCGGGCTCACACGGGTGACCGTCAGCCGGGCGCTACATCAGCTGATCGACGACGGCCAGATCAGCATGCGTGGACGGACCATCCGGCTCAGCTGAGCACCATGCGGTGGGCCAGGTCTGCGTAGACCTTGCCCAGGGCTTCCGGGTCGCCGCGGTGGGGCGTGTACCAGCGGGCTACGTCGATGGACAGCGAGAGTACGGCGAGGGTCGTGCCGGGCAGATCGGAGACGGCGAAGGAGCCGTCCTGTACGCCGTCTGCCAGTACCTGCTCGATCTGGGCGGAGATGGCGCGGCGGATCGTCGCGACCTCGGCCAGGTGTTCGGGGCTCAACGCTGCCAGCTCGTACTGGACCACGCGCGCGATCGTGTGGTGTTGCGCGTGCCAGGCGGTGAAGGCGGCGACCAGTGAACGCAGGCGGTCGGCGGGGGTCGGGCCGGTGTCGGCGGAACGCAGTACGTCCAGGGCTGCGTTGTGGCCGTACAGGCTGATCTCGAAGAGCAGGCGTTCCTTGGACGAATAGTGCACGTACAAGGCGGCCGGGCTCATCCCGGCACGGGATGCGATGTCGCGGGTCGTCGTGGCCTGGTA
This Kribbella sp. NBC_00482 DNA region includes the following protein-coding sequences:
- a CDS encoding Crp/Fnr family transcriptional regulator, giving the protein MTDYRLADVPLFAALAPEVCCKLEQLSSVRQVPRGTVLAVEGEPVDRLFVVHAGRVAAYRHAESGRQAHIRTDEAPVVIDKATAIAGDSHLFTWTVLADAVVRNLPREVFGELLQTEASVALQAARHLATQANQARGDYLTAATDSAQVRVLQRLRSLADPSGAVRLPDGQAGLADELGLTRVTVSRALHQLIDDGQISMRGRTIRLS
- a CDS encoding TetR/AcrR family transcriptional regulator, with the translated sequence MSAVTDPLVWEHVQPAAARRLLTGAVDAFAERGYQATTTRDIASRAGMSPAALYVHYSSKERLLFEISLYGHNAALDVLRSADTGPTPADRLRSLVAAFTAWHAQHHTIARVVQYELAALSPEHLAEVATIRRAISAQIEQVLADGVQDGSFAVSDLPGTTLAVLSLSIDVARWYTPHRGDPEALGKVYADLAHRMVLS